AGTTCCAGCACTACCTTGTCGTATTCGTAGAGATATCTTGTTATTGCTCCGTTTACTGCTTTCTCTACTCTATAGCCGTCACCATTGTAGGTGTTTTGTACTGTTATTCCACCTGTGGTAGTTGATATCAGCTGGCTTCTGGCATCGTAGGTGTTTGATACAGTTACTGTGCCGTTTACTTCTGTGGTAAGCTGGTTGCCGTTGTTGTCGTAAGTGTATACGGTTGTGGCTGTTGTTGTGCCGTTTAACGTTGTTACTATCTGTGTCAGACGGTTTTGCTCGTTGTAGGTGTAGGTGTTTACTGTTGAGTTACCGCCAACCGTTATTGTTTCGGTTGCTCTGTTTCCTGCTGCATCGTAGGTGTACGTGGTTTTTCTGTTGTTCGGCTCTGTTACTGTTTCAAGTCTGTTCAGCGTATCGTAGGTATAATTTGTTGTACCATTTGCGTCTGTTTTAGAGGCTTGGTTATGAGCCGCATCATACGTATAGCTGTAGGTGTCTATTATGCTGCCATCTGCTTTTTTATTTGTCAAGGTTCTTAACAGTCCATCTGCGTAATAGGTGTAATCTTCTCTTGAACCGTCGTTATATATTACGCTTTGTCTTGCCCCGTTATCAAGATAGTTATAGGTTGTTGTCTTTCCATCGGCTGTTACTGTTTTGAGTCTTCCTGCCATGTCATAGGTTTTCTGTGTCAGGTTGCCCTTGGGGTCTGTTGAAGTTTCGGCCTGACAGCCTTCTTCCATACCTGTTAGTTTATCATACTCGAAGGTTGTTATTCCAATGTTTGGTACATTTTTTGTAAGCACTCTGTTCTGCTCATCGTAGGTTCTTGTTGTGGTTCCTGTACTGTCGGTCATTGTGAGCTGGTTACCGTTGCCATCGTAAGTATAGGAAATTGATATATTTCCTGTGGTCTGGCTCAGCAGCCTTCCGTGTATATCGTAGCTGTATGTGGTTGTAATGCCGTTCCTGTCTGTCTTTGTTGCAAGGCTTCCGTCTGCATTGTAGGTGTAGGCTTCTGTTTTTGCAGGAACATCGTCATATTTACCTGCTGTTAACGTTCTTCCGCCGTGGTCTATACGCTTAGCTGCCTTGTTTGCTGCATTGTATTCATATGTCGTTATTTTTCCCCTGCCGTCTGTCTGTGTGAGCAGGTTTCCATTCAGATCATAGGTATAGCTTGTTGTTTCGTTCTTGGCATTTGTAACTGTTTTAAGCCTATTGAATTCATCGTATGTATAGGTTGTATAGTGCGTTTTATCATCAGCAGGTGATATATTTCCCCTTGCGTCTGTTTTGGTTTGTATATTTCCCGCATTGTCATAGGTCTGGCTTGTGGTGTGGTTTTCCGGATCAGTCGTTGACAGCAGCCTGTTGTTTTTATCGTAAGTGTATTGTGTCACATTGTTAAGGTCATCATAGGATTTCTGCTGTACATTGCTGTGATTGTATTCAAGCTTCTGTATGCTATTATTATAGGCATCCTTTTTCTCTATCAGCCTGTTTAAGCTGTCATATACATTCTCGGAGCTATTGCCCCTCCAATCGGTTACTGTGATCTGGTTTCCATTGGCATCATAGCCGTATGCTGTTTCATGCATAACCCCTGATACGATTTGCTTTGAAGCCGATATTTTATTTAATGCGTTGTAGGTATTCTCTGTTATGTTTCCGTTTCCGTCAGTTACATATCTTGCATTTCCGTTTTTGTCATAGCAGGTTGAGGTGGTTATTGCCTGTGTTCCGTCCTCTGTCCGCTGTTTCTGCGTCAGCACATCCCCTTGGTTGTTGTAAGTATAGGTGTTTACCGCACCTCTTGAATCCTTCCGTATTTCCAGCCTGCCCATTACATCATACTGGATGGTTATTTTGCTTTCGGGTATTGTTGCATCTCCCGGAGCTGTTGTTTTTCTGAGCTTTCCGAACTCATTGTATTCATAGGTTGTAATGTTTCCGTTTCCATCCTTCTGTGTCAGCAGATTTCCTGTGTAATCGTATGTATTTGTTTGGATTGTCTGCTCAGCACTGCCCGATGTTTTCTGCACTGTAATTTTTGTTACATTCCCCGCATCATTATAGCTGTAGTTCTTTATTACCCCGTTGGCATTTGTTTCTGAGGTTTTTCTTCCAAGTGAATCGTAGGTGTATTTTGTAGTAAAGCTGAGTCCTCTGTCCTTTGATACGGCATCTTTTACTATTAACAGCCTGTCTGCAAGGTTATAGGTGTACTCTGTTCCGTAGCCTGTAGCGATTTGTGTGTCTATGCTTGTTTTATCTGTTGCCGACTCTAGTCCTAGCCCGTCCAGTTCCTTTGTAACATTTCCATTGTTATCGTACTGGTAGGCTTTCTGTACTATGCTTACCTGTCGTGTTACCCATTCATGCGTTACTGGATCTACCTTCTTTTCCTCGCCCACGTAGGTTTTGGTTTTTACCCTGCCCATGAGGTCATAGGTGTATTCAACCCTGTTCATCTGAGAAAGAGTTTTTGCAGGGTCGTAGTCTTTAGGAGCTACCTCGGCTATTTTTCTTCCGACTCTATCGTAATAGAAAGCTGTGGTATTTGTCTCAGCATCTGTTGTTGTTTCCAGCAATCCCCTTTGATTATAGTGGTATTCCGTAATATTGCCATTTGCATCCGTTGTTTTTACGACATTCCCCTGCCAGTCATATTCTGTGGAGGATGCTATGGTCACCGCCTGATTGTTTTCATCAATACCCGGCTGGCTCACACCTGTCTGCCTGTTCAGGTTATCGTATTTGCAAGTGGTTGTTACATCGTCAGGTGTTGTTACCGTTTCAAGATTTCCGTTTTTGTCATAGGTGTAAGCAGTTTTAAGTACTGTATCCTCAGTGCTGCCAAATTCACTTCCCGCCAGGTCTCCGGCTTTTACATGAACTTTTTTCTCAGATACCTTTCCTAAGTAATTGTTTTCATATTCGGTAATGTTTTTGTCTGTGGCAGTTGTATAAACTGTTTCCTTCCTTACATTGCCGTCCTCATCGTATTCGTACTCTGTTTTTCTGCCTTCGTTGTCTGTAATACTCTTTACCTTGCCGTTGCTATAGTAGTCATAGGTTTTTGTAATTAGCTGCAAGGCTGCTGCGTAAAGTGTAACTGTATCTTTGCCTGCTATTTCATTTTTCTTTCTACCTGCTTTGTCATAAACAATTTTATTGTATGAATATCTGACAGCCCCGCCTACAGTTTCAAACGGTGTCCACTGCTCGGTAAGCCTGTTAAGGCCGTCATATTTATAGTAGGTAGTGTTCCCTTTTTCATCAGTTGTGCTGTTTACTGTTCCGTTTTTATTGTAGCTTGTCGAAGCGGTTGTGTTGTCAGCATTTTTTTGTGATATCAGCCTGTCTGCATAATCATAGGTATATTCTGTGATAGCAGCATCCTTCGAATTCAGATATTGCTTCTGTGTTTTCTTGGTTTTGCCGTCTGTCAATATATCATAGGAGTATTCCTCAAGCAGAACCTTTTCTGATGCTTGATTATCCTGAAAATATTTTTTAACAGGCCTGTCCATGCAATCATATTCATAGGAATATACTGCACCGTTAGGGTTAGTCTGGGTTGCAAGGTTTCCGTAAATATCATAGGTATAGCTTGTTGTGTTATTTGCAGCATCGGTAGTTGTTTTAACCTTTCCGCTTGCATAGTAAGTATATCTGTTACCTGCATCACCGTTATATTCGTGGTCTGCGATATTTTCATTTGCTGAATTGTACTGCTTCGGTGATACCTCTTTTGTTTTGCGGTTTTCTGTATCATATGTTATTCTGGTAACCTTGTTGCCGTCCTGTATCTGTTTTTCCAGATTTCCGTTTTTATCATATACATAACTTGTTATATTGCCCTTTGCAGTTGTTTTCTTTATTACCTGACCTGCCGGATTGTATTCAAAGGTAGTAATATTATTTTCGGCATCCTTAACCGTCTTAATATTTCCATATGCATCATAGGCGTATGTGGTTGTGTTACCCTCCGGGTCTGTCTCGGCTTCAAGCAAGCCCTTTATCTGGCATTCCGCATCTGTATAGTAATGGTATCTTGTTATTGCAAAATTGCTATTGGCATCCTTGCTCTCATCATAAATATCAGTACCATTTAAAGGCTGAACCTTTTTTACAATATTCCCCTCCGAATCATAAATGTAGAAGGTGTATTTTCCTGATTCATCCTTTTCACTTGTCAGGTTGTTATTGCTGTCATATGTCATTGCCTTTGTAGTTTGATCTGGATTTGTTATTTTCGTAATATTACCTTTTCCGTCCCTGTCATACTTTGTTGTATTACCGTTTCTATCCCTTACCGAGCTTTCCTCGGCATATTTGTTAATTCCCGATTCCTTGCTGTATTCATATACTGACGTTTTTCCTTCAGCATCTGTTGACCCTGTTATACTGTAGAAGATGTCATATTCCTGCCTTGAAGTTCTGCCTTTGCTGTCTGTAATCGTTGTCCTGCGGTTTATGTTATCATACGAATATGTAAGCACATTTCCGTTCACATCAGTTATGTTATTAACCTTGTCCTTGTTTTCACCGGAATGGTTGTATGTAACAGCTTCAATCAGCTTATTGCCGCTATCCCTGACTTCTGTTACAAAGCCGTCAGAATCATAGTAGTAGAAGGTCGGATTCCCCATTGGATCAGTCACCTTTGTTAATCGGCTGTTTGTGTAGTCATATGCAACCGTTCTGTTAGAAGCTTCATCTATTATTTTTTTGATAAGTCCGTTTTCATACGTAACGGTATAATGTCTTCCTACCTGGTCAGTCACCCCTTGGACTCTGCCATTGGAATCGACATTTAGTGTAACAGCATTCCCGTTTTTGTCCTGCATTTTTACAAGGTAGCCGCTTGAATTAAATAAATATTTCGACTGGTCTTTAGCCGTAAGGATAAACGTGCCGTCAGCCTGCTTTTTCAGCGTGTATCTTGAATTATTTGCAGTAAATGAGCCATCTGTATTTACACTAAAGGAAAGCATTTTCCCATCCGGCAGTGTTACTGCTTTTATATTTGAATTTATAGCTGTTTTAGTAGTACCGTCCAAAAAGTCGACATAGGTATATTCTTCGTCCTTTACACTGCCCTCGTAGCTAAAGGTCCAACCCTTGCCCAAAGAGGATGCTTTGTCATTTTGAGAATTATATGTTCTGGAAAATGCGATATCAAAGCCTGGCGATACCACCGTCAGGTCGGTGTAGGTTCTTGAGTAGTTACCAGTTGCGGAATTTATGCCGCTTTGACCAAAGTAGAATTTATGGTTCATTTCAGAGCCAAGCCAAGGGTAATATGCTATGCCATCGCCTACTGTGTCGCCTTCGCCTTCTCCATACCATTTAGGATAGACAGACGGTCCGTAGTATGAACCCCAGTAGTTGAATCTGGCGTCGATGGGCATTGTTGAGTATTTTTCGTTATAAATGCCGTAGCTGTTTCCATTGAAGGTGTTGTATAGTAGGATTGGGGCGGTGGTTGTGTTGAAGTAGATGCCGTAGCCGTAGCAATTGGTGATTTCTGAGTTTGTGAGAGTCAGTTTACCCTCCACATTTAATGTACCAAAAGCTGTATTATGTTCTATCTCCCCATTGCCATATCTTATCTTTATGTTATCTCCAATGAATTCACCTGTACTTTTTACTTTTATTCCATCCCACCGTTCATTTGTTTTAGATACCCCATGTCCTCCATATTTTGGGTCTTCAAGTGAAGTAAAAACAATAGGCTTTTCCGCTGTTCCCTGTGCAATCAATTTCCCTTCTACGTCTATATAGTTATTTTTAGAACCTAGTATTATGGTACCAGGTTGTATAGTTAACATATCTCCATTTTTAACTAGTATGTTATCACACAAGTAATATGTGCCATTATTTAAAGTATGATATCGAGATGATGTCCATCCGCCTATTCCTATTCCGTTATATTCAACATTTCCAGTATATGTGTTGTTTTGTATCCTATTGACTATACTAATTACGTCTACGCTTACACCAATATCTATATATATAGGGCAACACCTGTTATTTGTTATACTATTTTTCTCAATGCTCAAGATACTCATATCTACTAAATTAATATTATTTTGGTAAATGCGTATGCCATATTTATTTTCACTTACATTATTGTTTTCAATAATTACATTCCCTTCTCCGTATAATCTAAGACTTATACCTGCATTCGAATTCTGGAAAATAGTATTGTTTTCAACAGTTGCATTTTCTGCTTCGTGTAGTCCAAGTTCTAAGCCAAACGAATTTTGGGAAATAGCATTGTCCCTTATAGTTATATTACCTTTTGCGTTTGTGTCGTTCCATACGGATATGCCACCACTAGTTTTGAAAATAGTATTACTTTCAATTGCCATATTCTTTGTCCCATTTTGATCTATCCGTATGCCCAACCCCAAATTTAGAGAGATAGTATTGTTCTTGAGTGTCATTACACCACTGGTATCCCCATATATACCACTTTCATTTGTTCCATAAATAACGGTATTTATAATTGTTGTATCATTTGTAGTGTCAATATATACCCCGTGTGAGAATGAATTACTCACTTCAGAATTTATAAGTGTCAGCTTACCATACGTACATATTGTACCTTCGCCAAATCCATATCTCACTTTCACATTATCGCCAACAAATTCTCCTGTACGCGATACAGATATACCGACCCAATAGTCTTTATTTGAAGTTTCCGAGGTGGTTACTCCAGTACCCCCGTAAGCAGAATCCTTATAAGTAGTAAATACTATATCACTACCCGTCGTACCTAAAGCAATTAGCTTTCCCTGTACATTTATCATAGAAGTATGATTGCTCTTTACTATTACCCCAGGCTCAACTGTTAACGTTGCTCCATCTATTATATCTATGTTCTTCGACATATAATAAGTGCCACTGGTTAAAGTAAAATTTTCTTTTAAGCTTCCACCTATCACAACTTGGTTATACTCAGGATTTTTAGGATACGTATTGTTATTTATTCCAGAAAAAACTGATGACTTCACCCCTCCAATATCAACATATATCGGACTTCCATTTTTACTTATTATGCTGTTATTCTGAATACTTAAATTTCCTGTTCCAAAATGCCCAATCCATATACCTCTAGAGTTTACATCTATAGTATTATTTTTTATTGTTATATTCTCTGCTCCGTTTAGACCGATACTTATACCATCCGAATCAGACGTAATAATATTATTTTCAAGTGTCACAGTGCCGTTCTCTGTTGTAGAAGTATTCCATATATATATACCTGGCCATCCCGAACAATCTATCTTGGTATTTTTTATTATTATATCATTGGAAGTTTTTAAGTAAACTCCAATGTAATTTGAATTACTAACTTCTGAGTTTACAAGTGATAATTTACCTAATATGCTCAATGTACTATGATTATTTTCCCATTCTCCACCATACCTTATTTTTACATGTTCCCCGATAAACTCACCTGTAGAAACTACATTTATACCTCCCCAATAATCTGTTTCTGAGCCTGTTACCCCACTTCCACCATACTCAGCATCCTTCACCGTAGTAAACACAATATCACTTCCAGTAGTACCAAGCGCAATCAGCTTTCCCTGAACATCTATACCATAATTATTGCTTGTACTTTTTACAATTACCCCAGGCTCAACTGTCAGTGTCACTCCGCTCGGTATTGTAATGCTACTTCTTAAAATGTATGGACTGTTCGCCAATGTCCAAGTTGTATTTTCTCTGATTACTCCCTGTTCACATGTAGTGACGGTAACCGGCTTACTATATAAAGATACATTACCCTCTGTATTTATTGCTTTTACAGTATATGAGTATGTTGTTTTTGACTTAAATTCACTATCAGAGTATTTGTTTATCCCTGGTGCCCCTATTTTGACATTATCCCGATATACTTCATAGCCTGTCGCCCCATTAACAGCGTCCCATGCCAAATCAACTGAAATACTTGACGGAGTAGCAACAAGGTTAACAGGAGCAGCAAGCAGCGTATACTTTGATATTTCATTACTCCATTCACTTGTAATCACAGAACTTTTCGGAAAAGTATAGTCGGAATCTAACATATACTTATTGAACAAAGCAAAATCAAGGGCATTTATTTCATTATCGCCGTTAAGATCAGCAGCCCACATGTCGTCTTCCACAGGGAAATCATAACGGGAATCCATCATACGCTTCTTGAACAAAGCAAAATCAAGGGCATCTACTATACCATCACCGTTAACATCCCCTACCAAGCCATTTCCACATGGTTTAACGGCCCTCACCTTAACAGTATGCAAACTGTTAGGTACCAGACTGCTATATGCATAACTTGATGCGGTAACATTAGTAATATTTCCATCAAGTGAGACATCATAGCTCTGGGCATCTGCTACGGCATCCCAGCTTACCGTCAACGTTGTGTCAGTTGAAGTCAAATTTATATTTGCAGGGATTAAAATAGCTGCCGGAGTTGTTGTCGCTACTGTACTCACCGTAATAAAATTACTCAATCCAGACACATTCCCGGCTTCGTTGAACGCCTTTATTCTATATACATAAGTTGTTCCAACCTCCAACCCGATATCGGAGTATGTATTGCTCTCCGATGTACCAACTTTTATATCATCCCTGTATATCTCATATCCTGAGGCTCCTGAAACAGAACCCCATGCCAAATTAACCGAAGTACCTGATATATCAGACGTAATATTGGATGGAGCAGCAAGCAGAGTGTATTTTATTATTTCGGTACTCCATTCGCTATTTTCTGTTGAAGCAACGGCCCTTACTTTAATAGTATGCAGACTGTTCGGTACCAGATTGCCATATGTATAGCTTGCTTCGGTGACATTTGTAACAGTTCCATCCATTGATATATCGTAGCTCTGGGCATCTGCCACGGCATCCCAGCTCACTTTTAATGTTGTATCAGTAGATGATACACTTATATTAGTAGGAATTGAAATAGCAGCTGGAGTTGCAGCTCCTACAGCATTTTCTGACATTGGAGCTGTTGCCACTGCTGCCGATGTTTTATCTGTTCTTTCGAGATTCCCATTCAGAGGAAGCGAAATTGAAGAGCCTGTTGTCTGGTTATTATCAAGTCCCCCTGAAAGCATGTTTTGAGAAATAGATTTGCTATTTGCCTTACTAGCAGCATTTTGAACAGTTAAATTACCTAAATTATCAACAGTTCCCGGCTGATTACCGGATGCTGTTAAACCAGACTTTAAAAATTTGAATTGGCTTTTTTTTGATACTGTCTTGGTCGTTCTGTCCGTATCAGCTACCACAGCATTTGGTGTGTTGCTGGTATGTAGGCTTTTAATATCAGAATTTTTAAATTTCGAAGTTGAAACCTCTGTCTGCTTATCTCCAGAAGTTATTACCGATGCTGTTTTTTCATGTGTCAAAGCAGCTGCCTTTTGAGTTTTTGCCTGCTGCTGCGGCAATATAGGTGCTGTTACGCCATATGTCGGCTGCTTTACCGTGCCAGCAAGCACCTTCTGCATTCCCAGAGGAGACAAATCTGCTATGTTAAACCCCTGAGTTGCTATTAATACTGCCAATAAACCTGCTATCCACTTTTTCCCTGTACCCATGCTATTTTCTCCTAAATTATAACTTTAAAGGTATATATATTTATATTTTGTAAAATATTAACTCATTGCTAAATTTTATGTCGAATGTGATATTTTGTCAATAAAAAGCTTTTAAGTTATATTTGTAATGCTTTCGCCCTCAAGGTAAAGCCTGAATATTCTTTTTAAAAGCTCTGCCTCCCCTGGTACTATGATCAACTCTCGGACTTCGTTTTTGGCGTATCCCAGGAATTTATTGCGATTAACCTTTACCTTACCCTGCTGAAGAGGTGTACGATACCCCATCTGGTGTTGGTGCTTAATGAGCGGCTTTCCTCCTGTCATAAGAGGCTCATTGCAAAGAATCTCGCGGAATAAACGCAAATGAAGATCTTAAAATTTAAAAAAGCCGTCACCCAGAAGATATTCTCTCCCAATTGACGGCTCACTCTAAAATTTAAAATGTATTCAATTATACTACCCCTATTCCCATCTCACCTCACTCCCATCTAGCAACCAAGCACTAACCC
This region of Clostridium sp. BNL1100 genomic DNA includes:
- a CDS encoding right-handed parallel beta-helix repeat-containing protein, producing MGTGKKWIAGLLAVLIATQGFNIADLSPLGMQKVLAGTVKQPTYGVTAPILPQQQAKTQKAAALTHEKTASVITSGDKQTEVSTSKFKNSDIKSLHTSNTPNAVVADTDRTTKTVSKKSQFKFLKSGLTASGNQPGTVDNLGNLTVQNAASKANSKSISQNMLSGGLDNNQTTGSSISLPLNGNLERTDKTSAAVATAPMSENAVGAATPAAISIPTNISVSSTDTTLKVSWDAVADAQSYDISMDGTVTNVTEASYTYGNLVPNSLHTIKVRAVASTENSEWSTEIIKYTLLAAPSNITSDISGTSVNLAWGSVSGASGYEIYRDDIKVGTSESNTYSDIGLEVGTTYVYRIKAFNEAGNVSGLSNFITVSTVATTTPAAILIPANINLTSTDTTLTVSWDAVADAQSYDVSLDGNITNVTASSYAYSSLVPNSLHTVKVRAVKPCGNGLVGDVNGDGIVDALDFALFKKRMMDSRYDFPVEDDMWAADLNGDNEINALDFALFNKYMLDSDYTFPKSSVITSEWSNEISKYTLLAAPVNLVATPSSISVDLAWDAVNGATGYEVYRDNVKIGAPGINKYSDSEFKSKTTYSYTVKAINTEGNVSLYSKPVTVTTCEQGVIRENTTWTLANSPYILRSSITIPSGVTLTVEPGVIVKSTSNNYGIDVQGKLIALGTTGSDIVFTTVKDAEYGGSGVTGSETDYWGGINVVSTGEFIGEHVKIRYGGEWENNHSTLSILGKLSLVNSEVSNSNYIGVYLKTSNDIIIKNTKIDCSGWPGIYIWNTSTTENGTVTLENNIITSDSDGISIGLNGAENITIKNNTIDVNSRGIWIGHFGTGNLSIQNNSIISKNGSPIYVDIGGVKSSVFSGINNNTYPKNPEYNQVVIGGSLKENFTLTSGTYYMSKNIDIIDGATLTVEPGVIVKSNHTSMINVQGKLIALGTTGSDIVFTTYKDSAYGGTGVTTSETSNKDYWVGISVSRTGEFVGDNVKVRYGFGEGTICTYGKLTLINSEVSNSFSHGVYIDTTNDTTIINTVIYGTNESGIYGDTSGVMTLKNNTISLNLGLGIRIDQNGTKNMAIESNTIFKTSGGISVWNDTNAKGNITIRDNAISQNSFGLELGLHEAENATVENNTIFQNSNAGISLRLYGEGNVIIENNNVSENKYGIRIYQNNINLVDMSILSIEKNSITNNRCCPIYIDIGVSVDVISIVNRIQNNTYTGNVEYNGIGIGGWTSSRYHTLNNGTYYLCDNILVKNGDMLTIQPGTIILGSKNNYIDVEGKLIAQGTAEKPIVFTSLEDPKYGGHGVSKTNERWDGIKVKSTGEFIGDNIKIRYGNGEIEHNTAFGTLNVEGKLTLTNSEITNCYGYGIYFNTTTAPILLYNTFNGNSYGIYNEKYSTMPIDARFNYWGSYYGPSVYPKWYGEGEGDTVGDGIAYYPWLGSEMNHKFYFGQSGINSATGNYSRTYTDLTVVSPGFDIAFSRTYNSQNDKASSLGKGWTFSYEGSVKDEEYTYVDFLDGTTKTAINSNIKAVTLPDGKMLSFSVNTDGSFTANNSRYTLKKQADGTFILTAKDQSKYLFNSSGYLVKMQDKNGNAVTLNVDSNGRVQGVTDQVGRHYTVTYENGLIKKIIDEASNRTVAYDYTNSRLTKVTDPMGNPTFYYYDSDGFVTEVRDSGNKLIEAVTYNHSGENKDKVNNITDVNGNVLTYSYDNINRRTTITDSKGRTSRQEYDIFYSITGSTDAEGKTSVYEYSKESGINKYAEESSVRDRNGNTTKYDRDGKGNITKITNPDQTTKAMTYDSNNNLTSEKDESGKYTFYIYDSEGNIVKKVQPLNGTDIYDESKDANSNFAITRYHYYTDAECQIKGLLEAETDPEGNTTTYAYDAYGNIKTVKDAENNITTFEYNPAGQVIKKTTAKGNITSYVYDKNGNLEKQIQDGNKVTRITYDTENRKTKEVSPKQYNSANENIADHEYNGDAGNRYTYYASGKVKTTTDAANNTTSYTYDIYGNLATQTNPNGAVYSYEYDCMDRPVKKYFQDNQASEKVLLEEYSYDILTDGKTKKTQKQYLNSKDAAITEYTYDYADRLISQKNADNTTASTSYNKNGTVNSTTDEKGNTTYYKYDGLNRLTEQWTPFETVGGAVRYSYNKIVYDKAGRKKNEIAGKDTVTLYAAALQLITKTYDYYSNGKVKSITDNEGRKTEYEYDEDGNVRKETVYTTATDKNITEYENNYLGKVSEKKVHVKAGDLAGSEFGSTEDTVLKTAYTYDKNGNLETVTTPDDVTTTCKYDNLNRQTGVSQPGIDENNQAVTIASSTEYDWQGNVVKTTDANGNITEYHYNQRGLLETTTDAETNTTAFYYDRVGRKIAEVAPKDYDPAKTLSQMNRVEYTYDLMGRVKTKTYVGEEKKVDPVTHEWVTRQVSIVQKAYQYDNNGNVTKELDGLGLESATDKTSIDTQIATGYGTEYTYNLADRLLIVKDAVSKDRGLSFTTKYTYDSLGRKTSETNANGVIKNYSYNDAGNVTKITVQKTSGSAEQTIQTNTYDYTGNLLTQKDGNGNITTYEYNEFGKLRKTTAPGDATIPESKITIQYDVMGRLEIRKDSRGAVNTYTYNNQGDVLTQKQRTEDGTQAITTSTCYDKNGNARYVTDGNGNITENTYNALNKISASKQIVSGVMHETAYGYDANGNQITVTDWRGNSSENVYDSLNRLIEKKDAYNNSIQKLEYNHSNVQQKSYDDLNNVTQYTYDKNNRLLSTTDPENHTTSQTYDNAGNIQTKTDARGNISPADDKTHYTTYTYDEFNRLKTVTNAKNETTSYTYDLNGNLLTQTDGRGKITTYEYNAANKAAKRIDHGGRTLTAGKYDDVPAKTEAYTYNADGSLATKTDRNGITTTYSYDIHGRLLSQTTGNISISYTYDGNGNQLTMTDSTGTTTRTYDEQNRVLTKNVPNIGITTFEYDKLTGMEEGCQAETSTDPKGNLTQKTYDMAGRLKTVTADGKTTTYNYLDNGARQSVIYNDGSREDYTYYADGLLRTLTNKKADGSIIDTYSYTYDAAHNQASKTDANGTTNYTYDTLNRLETVTEPNNRKTTYTYDAAGNRATETITVGGNSTVNTYTYNEQNRLTQIVTTLNGTTTATTVYTYDNNGNQLTTEVNGTVTVSNTYDARSQLISTTTGGITVQNTYNGDGYRVEKAVNGAITRYLYEYDKVVLELDGSGNQTGRNVYGTNLLMRSVDGTTYYYMYNGHADVTALLKPDGTIAATYYYDAFGNITDTTGTASNSITFSGYQYDKETGLYYLNARMYDPKTARFLQEDTYTGDRNDPLSLNLYVYCANNPLIYYDPTGHSWMDSARDWFLNDTSAGRWVNKNIVKPVKKKAKAVYNYLDEKVPVLTGIGEALYDEAKTITDSVDIVGKVIDVAKVITHPKETIKQIGDNYKKILADPKAVWNSVANKVTNYVDTNIINGNAHTRAEFGTHAAVFIGSFFVWGSESKASTTASKFAESAKGLISKTNGLTNRIIYEETGSTNIFNKMFSRIAENKIPEVNRGLSGVGEGAAEAKLPSTLNPKEINFMQSSIKNETGEYTVLQNAESLKNGTLKPSDLPTMKVWEDESGKIWTLDHRRLGAYRLAELNDVPVQWATPEEIAKGGFKMTTNNGGSSIRLKLGGGESITIK